From the Primulina tabacum isolate GXHZ01 chromosome 15, ASM2559414v2, whole genome shotgun sequence genome, one window contains:
- the LOC142526609 gene encoding RNA polymerase sigma factor sigB-like isoform X2 produces MSCLLPQFKCSPDTFAVKFKSLGHPLKGRDSIIFRTQCVLLSAISTPTATATTSVLELPKLELPLLEPIHNPASSSTTVLDLPSFDTHPISSAENKPWPYMGTVGHIPKVNLEATLAAENLLTNEEAVVAAAASEALALARAALKVAKDAAMMVSHEKSTNTSILHQVEESQPVNITERVGVMESKVTKISTSETHTVAYFTGSEEEEPSCEELEFLKAQLSKSIAVRSKRQMERKEKRIRAAEKASTNVVSVKSSSSSRKKRSSLQDIEYSDPLRYFRGTTSSSKLLTVSEEQMLSKGIQELLKFERLKEELVKRYGSEPTVAQWAAAAGVDQKTLRERMNHGILCKDKMIKSNIRLVISIAKNYQGAGMNLQDLVQEGCRGLLRGSEKFDASKGFKFSTYAHWWIKQAVRKSLSDQSRTIRLPFHMVDATYRVKEAKKQLYSENGRHPNNEEVAQATGLSMKRLHAVLLTPKPPRSLDQKVGINQDLKPSEMIADPEAETSEDLLIKQLMREDLAKVLDTLNPREKQVIKMRFGLVDGRMKTLQEIGELMGVSRERIRQIESCGFRKLKNKKRIKYLQQYVMP; encoded by the exons ATGTCTTGTCTGTTGCCGCAGTTCAAGTGCTCACCTGATACTTTTGCTGTTAAATTCAAATCTCTGGGCCATCCTT TAAAGGGTAGAGACTCTATTATTTTCCGGACACAGTGTGTCCTTTTGTCTGCCATTTCAACACCAACCGCGACAGCAACAACTTCAGTGCTCGAGTTGCCAAAACTAGAGTTACCATTGTTAGAACCTATTCATAATCCAGCTTCTTCTTCAACCACAGTACTCGACTTACCTTCATTTGATACTCATCCAATTTCTAGTGCCGAAAACAAACCATGGCCGTATATGGGAACAGTGGGTCATATTCCAAAG GTAAATCTTGAAGCGACTTTAGCTGCAGAAAATCTACTTACAAATGAAGAGGCTGTTGtagctgctgctgcatctgaaGCACTTGCTTTGGCCAGGGCAGCACTCAAGGTTGCAAAAGATGCAGCCATGATGGTCAGCCATGAAAAATCCACCAATACGAGCATCTTACATCAAGTTGAGGAGAGTCAACCTGTTAATATTACCGAAAGAGTTGGCGTCATGGAGTCTAAGGTTACTAAAATTAGTACGAGTGAAACACACACAGTCGCTTATTTTACAGGATCAGAAGAAGAGGAGCCAAGTTGTGAAGAACTTGAATTTCTCAAGGCACAACTCTCCAAGAGTATAGCCGTGAGATCAAAACGTCAAATGGAGCGGAAAGAAAAAAGAATTAGAGCAGCAGAGAAGGCATCAACGAATGTTGTATCTGTTAAGTCCAGTTCGTCAAGCCGGAAAAAGCGCTCTTCTTTGCAGGACATAGAATATTCAGATCCATTGCGTTACTTTAGAGGGACCACCAGTTCTTCAAAGCTCCTCACTGTATCTGAAGAACAGATGTTGTCAAAAGGGATACAG GAGCTGCTGAAATTTGAAAGGCTTAAGGAGGAGCTTGTAAAACGTTATGGCAGTGAGCCTACAGTTGCTCAATGGGCTGCTGCAGCCGGTGTTGATCAGAAGACATTGAGGGAACGAATGAATCATGGTATTCTTTGCAAAGATAAAATGATTAAAAGTAACATAAGACTTGTTATCTCCATTGCTAAAAATTATCAAGGAGCTGGGATGAATCTTCAAGATTTGGTTCAG GAGGGATGTCGAGGCCTTTTAAGAGGTTCGGAAAAATTTGATGCTTCAAAAGGTTTCAAGTTCTCCACGTATGCCCACTGGTGGATAAAGCAAGCAGTTCGAAAGTCTCTTTCTGACCAATCGAGGACTATTAGATTACCG TTCCACATGGTTGATGCAACTTACAGGGTGAAAGAGGCGAAAAAGCAGTTATATTCTGAAAATGGTAGACACCCGAACAATGAAGAAGTTGCTCAAGCAACTGGGCTCTCAATGAAGCGACTTCATGCGGTCTTATTAACCCCAAAACCTCCAAGGTCCCTTGATCAGAAAGTTGGGATTAACCAAGACCTCAAACCATCG GAAATGATTGCTGATCCCGAAGCAGAAACTTCAGAGGATTTGCTAATCAAACAGTTGATGCGAGAGGACTTGGCAAAGGTATTAGACACTCTGAATCCAAGGGAAAAACAGGTGATTAAAATGAGATTTGGCCTTGTGGATGGTAGAATGAAAACATTGCAAGAAATTGGCGAACTTATGGGAGTAAGCAGAGAAAGGATACGGCAGATAGAATCATGTGGATTCCGAAAGTTGAAGAACAAGAAGAGGATCAAGTATTTGCAGCAATATGTTATGCCATGA
- the LOC142526609 gene encoding RNA polymerase sigma factor sigB-like isoform X1 — MSCLLPQFKCSPDTFAVKFKSLGHPLKGRDSIIFRTQCVLLSAISTPTATATTSVLELPKLELPLLEPIHNPASSSTTVLDLPSFDTHPISSAENKPWPYMGTVGHIPKMQVNLEATLAAENLLTNEEAVVAAAASEALALARAALKVAKDAAMMVSHEKSTNTSILHQVEESQPVNITERVGVMESKVTKISTSETHTVAYFTGSEEEEPSCEELEFLKAQLSKSIAVRSKRQMERKEKRIRAAEKASTNVVSVKSSSSSRKKRSSLQDIEYSDPLRYFRGTTSSSKLLTVSEEQMLSKGIQELLKFERLKEELVKRYGSEPTVAQWAAAAGVDQKTLRERMNHGILCKDKMIKSNIRLVISIAKNYQGAGMNLQDLVQEGCRGLLRGSEKFDASKGFKFSTYAHWWIKQAVRKSLSDQSRTIRLPFHMVDATYRVKEAKKQLYSENGRHPNNEEVAQATGLSMKRLHAVLLTPKPPRSLDQKVGINQDLKPSEMIADPEAETSEDLLIKQLMREDLAKVLDTLNPREKQVIKMRFGLVDGRMKTLQEIGELMGVSRERIRQIESCGFRKLKNKKRIKYLQQYVMP, encoded by the exons ATGTCTTGTCTGTTGCCGCAGTTCAAGTGCTCACCTGATACTTTTGCTGTTAAATTCAAATCTCTGGGCCATCCTT TAAAGGGTAGAGACTCTATTATTTTCCGGACACAGTGTGTCCTTTTGTCTGCCATTTCAACACCAACCGCGACAGCAACAACTTCAGTGCTCGAGTTGCCAAAACTAGAGTTACCATTGTTAGAACCTATTCATAATCCAGCTTCTTCTTCAACCACAGTACTCGACTTACCTTCATTTGATACTCATCCAATTTCTAGTGCCGAAAACAAACCATGGCCGTATATGGGAACAGTGGGTCATATTCCAAAG ATGCAGGTAAATCTTGAAGCGACTTTAGCTGCAGAAAATCTACTTACAAATGAAGAGGCTGTTGtagctgctgctgcatctgaaGCACTTGCTTTGGCCAGGGCAGCACTCAAGGTTGCAAAAGATGCAGCCATGATGGTCAGCCATGAAAAATCCACCAATACGAGCATCTTACATCAAGTTGAGGAGAGTCAACCTGTTAATATTACCGAAAGAGTTGGCGTCATGGAGTCTAAGGTTACTAAAATTAGTACGAGTGAAACACACACAGTCGCTTATTTTACAGGATCAGAAGAAGAGGAGCCAAGTTGTGAAGAACTTGAATTTCTCAAGGCACAACTCTCCAAGAGTATAGCCGTGAGATCAAAACGTCAAATGGAGCGGAAAGAAAAAAGAATTAGAGCAGCAGAGAAGGCATCAACGAATGTTGTATCTGTTAAGTCCAGTTCGTCAAGCCGGAAAAAGCGCTCTTCTTTGCAGGACATAGAATATTCAGATCCATTGCGTTACTTTAGAGGGACCACCAGTTCTTCAAAGCTCCTCACTGTATCTGAAGAACAGATGTTGTCAAAAGGGATACAG GAGCTGCTGAAATTTGAAAGGCTTAAGGAGGAGCTTGTAAAACGTTATGGCAGTGAGCCTACAGTTGCTCAATGGGCTGCTGCAGCCGGTGTTGATCAGAAGACATTGAGGGAACGAATGAATCATGGTATTCTTTGCAAAGATAAAATGATTAAAAGTAACATAAGACTTGTTATCTCCATTGCTAAAAATTATCAAGGAGCTGGGATGAATCTTCAAGATTTGGTTCAG GAGGGATGTCGAGGCCTTTTAAGAGGTTCGGAAAAATTTGATGCTTCAAAAGGTTTCAAGTTCTCCACGTATGCCCACTGGTGGATAAAGCAAGCAGTTCGAAAGTCTCTTTCTGACCAATCGAGGACTATTAGATTACCG TTCCACATGGTTGATGCAACTTACAGGGTGAAAGAGGCGAAAAAGCAGTTATATTCTGAAAATGGTAGACACCCGAACAATGAAGAAGTTGCTCAAGCAACTGGGCTCTCAATGAAGCGACTTCATGCGGTCTTATTAACCCCAAAACCTCCAAGGTCCCTTGATCAGAAAGTTGGGATTAACCAAGACCTCAAACCATCG GAAATGATTGCTGATCCCGAAGCAGAAACTTCAGAGGATTTGCTAATCAAACAGTTGATGCGAGAGGACTTGGCAAAGGTATTAGACACTCTGAATCCAAGGGAAAAACAGGTGATTAAAATGAGATTTGGCCTTGTGGATGGTAGAATGAAAACATTGCAAGAAATTGGCGAACTTATGGGAGTAAGCAGAGAAAGGATACGGCAGATAGAATCATGTGGATTCCGAAAGTTGAAGAACAAGAAGAGGATCAAGTATTTGCAGCAATATGTTATGCCATGA